Genomic segment of Saprospira sp. CCB-QB6:
ATCCTTTTGTAAAATTATTGTTAAGTCGCAAACTACTTATGCTATAACTTATTTTGAAGCTCTTCTCTTTTTCATTTTTAAATGATTTTGGGGCCTCCCGCCTGCGGCGGGCGCTACGCTTTGGGGCTCGCAAGGCTGCTCGGCCCTGCGGCGCTTGCAGCGCCTTGGTCTGGCCCTTCGGGCCACCCCGCCGCATCGCTAGGCCAAATGGAATCCCTAGGCTTTAAGCAGCTTACCAACTCAAATAAGGCAGCAAACGCTCATAATTTCCACTCCCATCATCAAACTCAAAAAAGGTTTGTAATACATGTGGACCATCAAAGGGCTCTTGCTCTTCTCGCCAGCGCACAATGGCCTTGGCCTGCTTCCAATTCAAATAAGGATGCTTCTTTAGCTCTTCTTCTGTGGCCGTATTCAAATTGATCTTCTTTATATTATGTGGCCGACAATGCAACTTCCCCTTGATTTTCTGATAAGTAGAATCGGGCAAGCCATAAAGCTCTGCTACTTGCTCTATCTTGTAAAATCCACCCAGCGCATTCCTAAATTTTACAATTCTCCGCGCATAACCTGGCCCAATTCCACGAAGCTCTTGCCAGTCTTGCTCATTGGCCGAATTAACCTCCAAACGATCAAATTTGGGCCGACTTTTCCGCTTTTTCTTTTTCCGTTGATAAGACGCAAAGTTGGCAGGCCGCTCTGGCAACTGAATATAGGGCCGCAAACGAACATAATCCGCACTATCTAAGGTATAAATCTTGGCCAAATCTTCTTTATAGCGATACTTCCCGCCCTTCGACCGATAATTGATGATGGACCTAGCCGTCCGGGCCGAAAGCCCCAAGCGCTCCAAATCTGCTTGCTCCGCCAAATTTGGATCAAATGGAGCCAATACAATTTCTTCTGGGGCCAAGCTATCCTTTGCCTTTTGCTCCAAAAGCAAAACTTCCATCTTTAAAGGCGCTTCTGTTTTGGGCCGCCAAGACAAATAACTATTGAGCCCGAAGAAAAATAAAATCAATAATAAAAGCGTAAGCGCCGCCGCCCGCTCCGAACGATTGTAGTAGAAGTAATCTTGAAACATGATGAGAGATATTGAAGGTGACAAAATCGCTCATTTTGTTTTGGTCCCTAAAGATAAGTTGCTAAAGTTGTAAACGCAAATTTGTTTTTAAATCTATGCTTGGAGCGGAGGACTTCCACTCGGCCTAGCGATCTGCAGCAGTGGCCCGCAGGGCCGAGCGAGCAGCGAGCTGCGACAACCAGCCTCAAAGAGGCGCCAGTTCGATGACCGAAGGGAGTAACCGCAGCAGCTTTGCTGCGGAGGCCCCAAAACAAAAACGCCTGAGCAACTCGCCCAAGCGTTTTTCTTAGCATCATCTGCTAGATGAGTGCTCATTTTATTAGATCTAGGATGGATGGTTTTCTTGCGGTAGGTTTTAACCTACAGGCAGATCATATTCCCTCCTAAGAACTCAACTTATAATCCAGCCCCAATTTTTTCAGGGCATCCACAAAGGCGTCATCGGCACTAATGCGACGATTTTTAGAGAGTAGGGTGAGCTTCAAGCGCTCTTCTATATCCAGCAAATTGACCTCCAGCTCTTGTTCGCCAGGGTGTTTGCTACAGACATAATCGAGCTGTTCCATCAATTGCTCATTCAGTTGTTGGATGGGCAAATTGATGGTGACCCCACGAATTTTCTCCTCAGAAACGGCATCCATCAGGCGGATTTCATTTACTCGGAGTTCAAACTCATATTCGTTATTCCAGCGGGGTTGATATTTCCCTTTGATGTAAATAACCGCATCTAGGTTGAGCAGATGGCGAAACTTCAGGTAGTTTTCGCCAAAGAGGCCCATTCGGTAGCGGCCCGTATAATCTTCTACGGTGACAAAGGCAAAGGATTTCCCCTTTTTAGAGACCCGATGTTCTACCTCGTCTACAATGCCCCCAATGGCTATTTCTCGGTTTTTGTATTGGTCCATTTGGTCAATGGGCTTGCACAAGCGCTGCACCGCCAGCTTATAATCATCTAGCGGATGGCCCGAAAGGTAAAAGCCTGCCACTTCCTTCTCCTTTTTGAGCCGAGCCAATAAGGGCCAAGGATCTGCTTCAGGGACCTTGGGCGGGGGCATGCTTTCCTCCATAGCTGTGGCCCCAAAAAGCGATTGACTAAAGTCGTTTTTCTGCTTCTGAAAGGCATTCCCATACTTAATGACGGCCTCCAAATAGCTTTGGCGATCATCATAAGGCTGAAAATAAGCGGATCTAGGCAAACCAAAGGCATCCATGGCCCCACCCAATACCAAACTCTCAAAGCATTTGCGGTTGGCTGCCCGCAAGTTGATGCGTTGGGTCATATCGACCAAATCGGTGAAAGCCGCCTCTTCTCTAGCCTCTAAAATAGCCTCTACGGGACCTTGGCCCACTCCTTTGAGGGCCGAAAGCCCAAAGCGGATGCGCCCTTTGGGCGTGGCATAGAAATCTAGCTTACTTTCATTGACATCTGGCCCCAAAACATCTACCCCCTGCGCCTTGCATTCTGCAATGAAGAAACTTACACTTTCCATGTTATCCTTGTTGTGCGAAAGGACCGAAGCCATAAATTCCGCAGGATAATGCGCTTTGAGATAAGCCGTCTGAAAAGCCACAAAGGCATAACAGGTAGAATGCGATTTATTAAAGGCATAAGAAGCAAAGGCCTCCCAGTCTTGCCAAATCTTTTTCAAAATCTTTTTCGGATGTCCCCGATCTTCTCCTCCCTTTTCAAATTTGGGAAACATCTCATCAATAAGTTTTTTCTTCTTTTTCCCCATCGCTTTCCGCAAGGTATCGGCTTCGCCCTTGGTAAAGCCCGCCAACTTTTGCGAAAGCAACATCACTTGCTCTTGATAGACCGTAATTCCATAGGTCTCGGCTAAATACTCTTCCATATCGGGTAGATCGTAGAGGATGGGCTTGCGGCCATGCTTCCGATCAATAAACTCAGGAATATATTGCAAGGGACCAGGACGGTAAAGGGCGTTCATGGCAATGAGGTCCGCAAAGGTAGTGGGTTCTAAAGCCCGCATATGCTTTTGCATACCCGCGGATTCGTACTGGAACACCCCCACGGTTTCCCCTCTTTGGAACAACTCATAGGTTTTGGGATCATCCAAAGGGATTTCATCTGGATCAATTTCTACCCCATGATTTTCCTTAATCATGGCAATGGCATCCTTGATGATGGTTAGGGTCTTCAAGCCTAAAAAGTCCATCTTGAGCAAGCCCGCATCCTCCGCTACGGAGTTGTCAAATTGCGAGACCAAGAGGTTGGAATCCTTGGCCACGGTTACCGGGACATAGTTCGTAATATCATCGGGCGTAATCACAACCCCACAGGCGTGAATACCCGTACTTCGGATAGAACCCTCTAGCTTTTTGGCGTTGCGAATCATCTCGCCAATGGTGTCTTGGCCAGCGGCCAATTGGCGGAACTCTTCGGCCTGCGCTTTTTCATCACTATTGAGTTTGCCCAATAACTTAGGATCTACCCCATCTTTGCCCAAAACCTTTTTGAGGGTGGCGCTCAGATGAGAAGGAAAGGTTTTGGCCACTCGATCCACCTCGGGCAAGGGCACATCCATTACCCGCCCAACATCTCGCAAAGAAGAACGGGCCGCCATAGAACCATAAGTAATGATTTGGGCCACCTGGTTTTGCCCATATTTATCAATCACGTATTGAATCACTTTCTCCCGCCCCACATCATCAAAGTCAATATCAATATCGGGCATCGAAATCCGACTCGGATTGAGGAAACGCTCAAATAGAAGATCGTACTTAATGGGGTCCACATTGGTAATCCCTACACAATAGGCTACGGCCGAACCCGCAGCAGAACCCCGCCCCGGACCTACCGATACCTTCAACTCTCGAGCTACAGTAGTGAAATCCTGTACAATCAAAAAGTAGCCAGGATAACCCGACTGCCGAATGACCTCCAGCTCAAAGTCCAAACGCTCCTTAATAGCTGGCGTGATGGTTCCATAACGACGCTGCGCCCCCACATAAGTCAAATGCCGCAGATAATCATCCTGGGTCTTAAACTCTTTAGGCAGGGGAAAGGCAGGCAAAAGGACATCTCTGGCCAACGTCAGCTTATCAATTTTATCATAAATTTCCATGGTGTTCGCAATCGAATCGGGCCGATCTAAGAACAACTGGTTCATCTGTTGCCGAGTCTTAAAATAGTAATCAGAACTCGAAAACTTAAAGCGGTTTTGGTCCTGTACCAAAGAACCCGTATTGATACAAAGCAACATATCGTGGGCGGTCCAATCATCCTCCTCTACATAATGCGAGTCATTGGTGGCAATAACTTTTACATCATATTTTTTGGCAAACTTCAAGAGCTGTTGGTTGATGTCTTCTTGGCTAATGCCCAGCCCATCAATGTTTTCTAATCCTCGGTGTCGCTGAATTTCAATGTAGAAATCCTCCCCAAAAAGGTCGAGCCACCACTTGAGTTTTTGCTCGGCCTCTTCTATTTTCCCATGCATAATCGCCTGGGGAATCTCGGCCCCAATACAACAGCTCGTTGCAATTAAGCCCTCATGATATTTTTCAATCAGCTCCTTATCTACCCGCGGAAATTTGGAGTATAAGCCCTCCATAAAACCCAAAGAACAAAGCTTCGAAAGGTTTTGATAGCCCTGCTGGTTTTTGGCCAATAACAACTGATGAAAACGACGGTCGCGCTCTCCCTTGGCCTTAGAAAAACTGCGGCGATGCCGATCCTCTACCAAATAAAACTCACAACCCACAATGGGTTTTAGGTTGCGCTTTTCGGCCTCGGCCACAAATTTAAAGGCCCCAAACATATTCCCATGATCGGTCAGCGCCACGGCTTTCATCCCATCTTCAGCCGCTTTATCCATCATCACCCCAATGTTCGAAGCCCCATCGAGCAAAGAAAATTGCGTATGACAATGTAGATGTACAAAATCTTCCATCCTTCCTATTTTTTTGAGTGCTACGCAACATACAAAAGCACATTTGGATGGCCAAAGGCTTGCAACTTTTTGTTTTTTTTATGCCTTCAGACTTGATTTCTTCCTTTTTTTGGCTTTCTATTTTTCGGTTTTTTTTGGGGCCCGCGGCCAGCAAGCTGGCCGCCGCTATGCTGTGGGGCTCACAGGGCTGTTCGGCCCTTCGCTGGCTTCGCCAGCTCGGTCTGGCGCTGCGCGCCACCCCTCCGCAGCGCTGGGCCGCTCATCTTGAGTTGTTACTTTTGGCTGTCTTCTTCGGCCTTGTTTAGGGCCTCCTGTAAAATGCATTTAGCTGTGGCGTTGCGCCACAGCCGTCTGCATCATTACATTTAGCTGTGGCGTTGCGCCACAGTCGTCTGCATCATTACATTTAGCTCTGGCGTTGCGCCACAGTTGTCTGCATCATTACATTTAGCTGTGGCGTTGCGCCACAGCCATCTGCATCATTACATTTAGCTGTGGCGTTGCGCCACAGCCGTCTGCATCATTACATTTAGCTGTGGCGTTGCGCCACAGCCGTCTGCATCATTACATTTAGCTGTGGCGTTGCGCCACAGCCATCTGCATCGATACATTTAACTAGGGGGATTCCCCCAAGGCGTCTGCATCGATACATTTAACTAGGGGGATTCCCCCAAGGCGTCTGCATCGATACATTTAACTAGGGGGATTCCCCCAAGGCGTCTGCATCAATACATTTAGCTAGGGGGATTCCCCCAAGGCGTCTGTATCAATACATTTAACTAGGGGGAGCTGTATAAGGCCCTATCTTTTTTTCTGGACCGCCCCTACTACAAATTAGCTAGCTTGGCTTAGCAGCGAAATATTGGATGCGGTTGTATTTAAGCCCTTGTCATTTTACCCTAGGGGCAAGCCCCTAGGCTAATAGTAGTAGTCGCCTGCTCCTTCGAGGGGGCTTTTTGTTTGGCTCTATTGGTTAATTGGGCCCAGATGTAATTTTGTGTATTGCCCCTTAGGTACTAAGTCTATATTTGAAGAGCAAGCAAATAATTGGTAGTTAAAGATTTTACTCGCTTAACTGTTCAAGCTCAGGAGGAAAGGCGAATCCCCTCGAAGGAGGGGATGATAGATTTAATAGCCTAGGGCCTTGGCCCTAGGGGGAATTTATATCATATTGGCCTGTAGGTTGAAACCTGCAGCCCATGGCCGAAGGCCAAACGGCCTAGCGATGTGCAGCAGTGGCCCGCAGGGCCAGACCAAGCCGCCGCAGGCGGCGAAGGGCCGAGCAAATAGCGAGCTGCGGAACGTAGCGCCGCAAGGCGAAGCCGCAGCGGAGGCCCCAAAAAAATAAAAAGAGATGAACTAAAATGACTAGTGATTAGTTTTCGACCCTTTAAAACACGGCCAAAAGGCTAAAAAAGATCAGATGAAAAAAATATTACTTATTAGTTGTTGTCTTTGTTTGTCTATGTATTTGTTTGGACAGAAAAAGCCTGTTATACTCTTTTTACTAGATGACCCGATGATTGAAAAAACGGAGGAAATTCAGGCAAAAATTGAGGCGCAGTCTCTTTCTTTTGAGCTAGATACGATTCTGTATAGTAGTGAGTTGTTTAAAGAATATTTTTTGGGCAAAAAAGGGGAGAGCTTTTATCTAATGAATTTTGCTGGCCAACAATACTTATTTGCAGAAGACTTGGCCCAGGCAGATACGGCTACAGAAGCCCTTGTTTTGCGGGAGCCAATGGATTTTCCCAAGAAAATTGGGCAGCTCAAAAAATTGAAGTATTTGCAACTTAACCTCAATGGAGATATGGGGGACGAAATTGGCCAATTGCAAGAATTGCAGACGCTTCAGCTTTGGCAAAACCAAGGAGGGCGTTTTTCTTCGGCCATCAAAAAGCTGCCAAAGCTCGAAAATTTGATACTTTCGGGCTGCTCCAAATTGCCTTGGCAGCTTTATCAGCTTAAATCCTTGAAAAAGCTAAGCATTGAGCTCAATACAGAAATAACTTTGTCTAGAAGCATCAATCAATTGAGTCAATTGGAGGAGCTGTCTTGGACTTATAGTAGTTTGGAGCGTTTGGATGGAAATATGGCTGTATTCAAAAGGCTTAAACGCCTTAATTTAGGGCGAAATAGTTTGAATAGCCTTCCTGCTACAATAGGGGGCTGGAAGAATTTGAGGGAGCTGAGGCTCTCTGAAAATAATCTAGAAACTTTGCCAGCGGCAATCGGGCAATGCCAAGCCTTAGAGCAGCTTATTGTTCAGGATAACGCTTTGGAGCGTTTGCCCGAAAGTATGGGGCAACTTAAGCAGCTCAAAACCTTAGTGCTACAAGGAAATCAATTGGAGCGCCTGCCCGCTGGCCTTATGCAGGCAGAGGCTTTGCGCATTTTGGATTTGGGGGACAACCCGCTCAGGCAATTGCCCGAAGAGATAGGAAATTTAAAGCAGTTGGAGGTCCTTAACTTGGGAAAGGATCAACTTTCGGAGGGGAATCAATTAGTGAGCTTACCCAATAGTTTGGGGCAGCTGCAGCAGTTGGAAAAGTTGATTGTGAACAATAATCGACTAAGCGCTTTACCCAACAGCTTGGGAAATTGTCAATCAATACGAGAACTAGAGTTAATCAATAATCGATTGACGGCTTTGCCTAGCAGTTTTGGACAGCTTAAAAAACTAGAAGTTTTGTTTTTAAGGGGGAATAATCTTCAAGCCTTGCCCGATAGTTTATCTGGACTCCAATCGCTAGAATGGTTAGATCTGTCTAACAACAACCGTTTGACCGCTCTTCCTGAAGATATAGGAGCGCTAGATCAGTTAAAAAACCTCGATATTTCTGGAACGGGGATTAAGCATCTGCCCAAGAGTATAGAAAATTTATATTCACTGGAGTACCTAGTTATCCATAAAGGGCAAATTTCAGAAGAAGAGCTAAGGCAGATCCATAAGTCTCTGCCTTTCTTAAGGACTTACCTCGTTGAAAAAGAAAATCGACTTTAATGCAGCCTAGGGCGGGGGAAAACCTCCGCCCTTTTTTTATGCGCTCCCCAAACTTGGCACAGAATGAGATTGGAAGGGAGCTTAAGGACAAAATAAAATGCTATGAAAACAGAAGAAAAAATAAGGCTGCTCTATCTCCGTGCGGGCTTTGGCTTGCGTCCTGAGGAATGGGCCAAAAAAAGAACGGAAAAATTAGGCAAGCAGCTCGATGAGCTCTTTGGAGAGACAAAGGCGCAGCCCTTTGCACCCTTGGCATTTGCTTACCCCAAAGACCCTAAAAGCTTGACTAAAGAAAAGCGAAAAATGCTGCGCAAAAAGTCGCGAAAACTACGTAATCAGGTCAATAGTCAATGGATAGAGCGGATGATTCGGCCAAAAAAGGAGAGTCCTTTGCTTGATAAAATGGCTTTGTTCTGGCATGGACATTTTGCCTGTGAGCCTAAATTGCATCATCATGCAGAGGAGTATTTGGCCGTCATTCGGCAGCATGCCTTGGGCAACTTTAAGGATTTGCTTCTGGCGGTATCCAAATCTACCGCCATGATTTTGTACCTCAACAATCAGCAAAATCGCAAGAAAAAGCCCAATGAAAATTTTGCCCGAGAGCTGATGGAGCTTTTTACCTTGGGGCGGGGACATTATAGCGAGCAAGACATCAAAGAATCAGCTAGGGCCTTTACGGGCTGGCATTGCGATCCCTTGCAGGCCCAATTTAAGTTTAAGGAGCGGCAGCATGATGCTGAATCCAAGACCTTTATGGACCAAAGGGGCAATTTTGGTGGCGAGGACATCATCAATATCATTTTGCAGCAAAAGCGCTGCGCTGAGTTTTTGGCCGAAAAACTTTACGCCTTTTTTGTCAATGAGCGAGCGCCCAATAAAAAGCATATTGCAGCCCTAGCCGATACCATATATAAGAGTAATTACGATCTCAAAATTAGTCTCCGCTTTTTATTTGAGGCCAAATGGTTTTATCAGCCAACGCATTTGGGGGCCAATATTAAGAGTCCCGTTATGTTGCTGGTGCAACTTGCCCGCATTCTAGATCTGCGCGCATCGGAGGATTTGGCTTGGTTGCAGGCTCAGCGGGCTTTGGGCCAAATTCTGTTCAAGCCGCCTAATGTAGCGGGTTGGCCAGGGGGGCGGAGCTGGATCGATCCCAGCCTTTTATTGCTTCGGCTCAATTTGGCCGCCGTCATTTTTGAGAAAACCGATATTGTATTTCGGCCCAAAGATGATCCCAAAGCGGTCATGCGGGGCAAGGGCTTTAGAAAGTTGGCGCTTAAGGCCAATATTCAGCCCCTAAAACAGTTGGTTGCTGCAGGAAGTGCAGAAGATATTTTGGTCCAATTGAGTAGTTATTTATTGCCTATTGCGCCCAAGTTATCAGCCCCAAAATTTCAGGCTTATTTGAGCTTGGCCCAAACGAAAGAAGAACAAATCCAAGCGGCTAGCCTCTTGCTTTTATCTACTCCCGAATTTCAAATTTGCTAAATCTCCCCTTATGTTGAATCGAAGAAGTTTTCTAAAAAAATCGGCAGTAGTAACGGCAGGCGCTATGTTGTTGCCAGCTTTTCTCAAGGCCTATCAAAATGATTGGAAGGGGAAAACCGAATTTAAGGGTCGCCGCCTGATTATCCTTCAACTGACGGGAGGAAACGATGGCCTCAATACCTTGGTCCCTTTTGAAGACGATATTTATTATCAGCAACGTCCCCGCTTGGCCATCCCCAAACCAGAGCTGATCAAATTGGATGAGTTGCAGGGCTGGAACCCCGCTATGCAGCCCCTGCAAGCCCTTTGGGAAGAGGGCGAATGCTTAATTTTGAATGCGGTGGGTTATCCCGATCCCGATCGCTCGCATTTTCGGTCTATGGATATTTGGCAGACGGGCTCCGCTGCCAATGAGTTTTGGTCCAAAGGCTGGTTGGGCCGCTATTT
This window contains:
- the dnaE gene encoding DNA polymerase III subunit alpha, coding for MEDFVHLHCHTQFSLLDGASNIGVMMDKAAEDGMKAVALTDHGNMFGAFKFVAEAEKRNLKPIVGCEFYLVEDRHRRSFSKAKGERDRRFHQLLLAKNQQGYQNLSKLCSLGFMEGLYSKFPRVDKELIEKYHEGLIATSCCIGAEIPQAIMHGKIEEAEQKLKWWLDLFGEDFYIEIQRHRGLENIDGLGISQEDINQQLLKFAKKYDVKVIATNDSHYVEEDDWTAHDMLLCINTGSLVQDQNRFKFSSSDYYFKTRQQMNQLFLDRPDSIANTMEIYDKIDKLTLARDVLLPAFPLPKEFKTQDDYLRHLTYVGAQRRYGTITPAIKERLDFELEVIRQSGYPGYFLIVQDFTTVARELKVSVGPGRGSAAGSAVAYCVGITNVDPIKYDLLFERFLNPSRISMPDIDIDFDDVGREKVIQYVIDKYGQNQVAQIITYGSMAARSSLRDVGRVMDVPLPEVDRVAKTFPSHLSATLKKVLGKDGVDPKLLGKLNSDEKAQAEEFRQLAAGQDTIGEMIRNAKKLEGSIRSTGIHACGVVITPDDITNYVPVTVAKDSNLLVSQFDNSVAEDAGLLKMDFLGLKTLTIIKDAIAMIKENHGVEIDPDEIPLDDPKTYELFQRGETVGVFQYESAGMQKHMRALEPTTFADLIAMNALYRPGPLQYIPEFIDRKHGRKPILYDLPDMEEYLAETYGITVYQEQVMLLSQKLAGFTKGEADTLRKAMGKKKKKLIDEMFPKFEKGGEDRGHPKKILKKIWQDWEAFASYAFNKSHSTCYAFVAFQTAYLKAHYPAEFMASVLSHNKDNMESVSFFIAECKAQGVDVLGPDVNESKLDFYATPKGRIRFGLSALKGVGQGPVEAILEAREEAAFTDLVDMTQRINLRAANRKCFESLVLGGAMDAFGLPRSAYFQPYDDRQSYLEAVIKYGNAFQKQKNDFSQSLFGATAMEESMPPPKVPEADPWPLLARLKKEKEVAGFYLSGHPLDDYKLAVQRLCKPIDQMDQYKNREIAIGGIVDEVEHRVSKKGKSFAFVTVEDYTGRYRMGLFGENYLKFRHLLNLDAVIYIKGKYQPRWNNEYEFELRVNEIRLMDAVSEEKIRGVTINLPIQQLNEQLMEQLDYVCSKHPGEQELEVNLLDIEERLKLTLLSKNRRISADDAFVDALKKLGLDYKLSS
- a CDS encoding leucine-rich repeat domain-containing protein gives rise to the protein MKKILLISCCLCLSMYLFGQKKPVILFLLDDPMIEKTEEIQAKIEAQSLSFELDTILYSSELFKEYFLGKKGESFYLMNFAGQQYLFAEDLAQADTATEALVLREPMDFPKKIGQLKKLKYLQLNLNGDMGDEIGQLQELQTLQLWQNQGGRFSSAIKKLPKLENLILSGCSKLPWQLYQLKSLKKLSIELNTEITLSRSINQLSQLEELSWTYSSLERLDGNMAVFKRLKRLNLGRNSLNSLPATIGGWKNLRELRLSENNLETLPAAIGQCQALEQLIVQDNALERLPESMGQLKQLKTLVLQGNQLERLPAGLMQAEALRILDLGDNPLRQLPEEIGNLKQLEVLNLGKDQLSEGNQLVSLPNSLGQLQQLEKLIVNNNRLSALPNSLGNCQSIRELELINNRLTALPSSFGQLKKLEVLFLRGNNLQALPDSLSGLQSLEWLDLSNNNRLTALPEDIGALDQLKNLDISGTGIKHLPKSIENLYSLEYLVIHKGQISEEELRQIHKSLPFLRTYLVEKENRL
- a CDS encoding ComEA family DNA-binding protein, producing the protein MSPSISLIMFQDYFYYNRSERAAALTLLLLILFFFGLNSYLSWRPKTEAPLKMEVLLLEQKAKDSLAPEEIVLAPFDPNLAEQADLERLGLSARTARSIINYRSKGGKYRYKEDLAKIYTLDSADYVRLRPYIQLPERPANFASYQRKKKKRKSRPKFDRLEVNSANEQDWQELRGIGPGYARRIVKFRNALGGFYKIEQVAELYGLPDSTYQKIKGKLHCRPHNIKKINLNTATEEELKKHPYLNWKQAKAIVRWREEQEPFDGPHVLQTFFEFDDGSGNYERLLPYLSW
- a CDS encoding DUF1800 domain-containing protein, whose product is MKTEEKIRLLYLRAGFGLRPEEWAKKRTEKLGKQLDELFGETKAQPFAPLAFAYPKDPKSLTKEKRKMLRKKSRKLRNQVNSQWIERMIRPKKESPLLDKMALFWHGHFACEPKLHHHAEEYLAVIRQHALGNFKDLLLAVSKSTAMILYLNNQQNRKKKPNENFARELMELFTLGRGHYSEQDIKESARAFTGWHCDPLQAQFKFKERQHDAESKTFMDQRGNFGGEDIINIILQQKRCAEFLAEKLYAFFVNERAPNKKHIAALADTIYKSNYDLKISLRFLFEAKWFYQPTHLGANIKSPVMLLVQLARILDLRASEDLAWLQAQRALGQILFKPPNVAGWPGGRSWIDPSLLLLRLNLAAVIFEKTDIVFRPKDDPKAVMRGKGFRKLALKANIQPLKQLVAAGSAEDILVQLSSYLLPIAPKLSAPKFQAYLSLAQTKEEQIQAASLLLLSTPEFQIC